The sequence below is a genomic window from Terriglobales bacterium.
GATCGCTGAGCAGCCACACGATCGCGTTGGCGCAATCGGTTGGCAGAATCGGCCTTTTCGTTAGTGTGCGCTGCGCATAAAAATCCGCAAGTTTGTCCCGCAACTCTTCTGTGCTCTCGGATTCCGAAAACGCAATGTTGTATTTGCGCAGCGATTGCATCACGCGATCGCGTGGGAACATCGTGGAGCCCGCGACCACTGTAGCCGGAGCAATTCCATTCACGCGTACATGCGGACTGAGCCCGATGGCCAACTCGCGAATGAGGTGATTGAGCGCTGCCTTGCTCACATCGTAGGCTTCGCTTCCCTTTTTAGGAACTACGGCGTTGGCGGAACTGGTGAGAACGACAGCTGCCGAAAGCTTTTGATCCTTGAAAGTCGATTCGGCTGCCCGCGCGAGCAAATGATTACCAGTCAGGTTTACTAGAAAGGTCCTTCCCCACTGCTCCGGCGTTAGCTCGCCGCTTTCGCCTGGCACGGGATAAATCGCTGCCGTGTTAACGATCAAATCCACTCCGCCGAACTGGAGCGTCGTGAACCGAATCGCGTGCTGAAGACTCGTAGCGGACCCGAGATCTACCTGGGTGTGCGCCACCAACTCAGATGAGGAGAGGGTGGACGCCTCCTGCGCGACCTTCGCGGCGCCGCTTGCGTCGGCGTCGGCAACCACAACGTGCGCACCCTTCTTGGCCAGCAATAGAACGACTTCCCTGCCGATTCCGCTTGCTCCGCCCACGATCAACGCGATCTTGCGGCTAAATTCGGCTTCCGCGGGCATACGCTGCAGCTTGGCTTCTTCGAGCAGCCAATATTCAATCCGGAAGGCCTCTGAGCGAGGAAGAGCAACATAGTTCCGACATTGCGTAAACCGGCTGGACTGCTCTGGTCGGCGAGCCTGCGGCAGTTCGCCTCGGACTTCTCCTTCGTCCAAGGCATTGGCTCCTGCCATCACGTGAATGGCATTGATGAAGAACTCTGTCGTAATGCGAGCTTCCTTTTTGTTCTTCCCGAATCCGAACAGTCCCACACCGGGAACGATGACGACCGAAGGATCGGGATCGCGCAGCTTTGGAGAGTCCGCTACAGCCCCCTCCTGGTAGTACTTCTTGTATTCACCACGATATTGGACCGCCTGCTCGGCAATTCTCGACTTTAGCGTGCTCACGCTCTCGTCAGCGGGATTCCAATTCACGAACATCGGGCAGATCTTCGTGCGCAGGAAGTGATCGGGACAGCTTGTCCCCAAAGCAGCGAGATCTTGTGACCACTTCGAGCCGGCAAAAGCCAGTGCATCTTCGTGGTCGTTGTAGTGGGCAATCATCCGACGCTGCGACGAGACCGTTCCCCGCAATGTCGGCAAAATCTGTACGGCAATATCTCGCCGGTTTTTGAGAGCATGATGGTACAGTCCGCCGAACAATAAGCCTTTGCGCTCCTGATGTCTTTGAACGAACTGACCCATTTCGTCGATCGTCTGAATGCTGTTCAAGTAGCACTCGCGCTGCGTCCGTCCCCAGGTGAACAGTCCATGGCTCCCAAGGAGGATTCCTTCAGCGCCGAGATTGTTCTTCACTGCAGCCTCAAGCATCAGCGCCAATTCAAAACCTGGACGCTGCCACGGCAGCCAAACAATCTTTCTTCCGAACTCCCGATTGAACTCTTCCAGCTTGCGCTTGCCGTTGGCGCTTGCCGCGATGGCAATCGCCCAGTCGGGATGAAGATGGTCAACGTGGTCATAGGGAATGAATGCGTGCAGCGGTGTATCGATCGACGCAGCGACTTTGTTGTCGCCAAAAGCCGAAAGCGGATAGTAGCGGACCATCTCGTCTTCGAACTCTTCTCCGCGATAAAGCTCTTTCAGGCTTCCGAGACGATCGAGATAGAGGAGCGCGAAGCCGGACTCTTTGATTGATCCGATGTCGCCGCCGCTGCCCTTGACTGCCAGCACGTGCACAGGCTTGCCGGTAAAGGGATCGGGTAGTTCCATCTTGGAACTTGTATTGCCCCCGCCGAAGTTAGTGATGCGCAAATCCGCGCCGAGAAGATTCGAGCGATAGCGTAAAAGCGCAAGCTGGTTATCGTCGAGCCGCTTGGCCTCGCGCTGGTCCCATAAATCCTTAAGAAGAGTAATTTCTGTTGTCTCAGGCATAAACCGTATCTCGATAGTGCTGGAAGCGCTCGGCGGCCTTCGTCCACCGGTCCGTGTCACGCGGCTCGAAGATCTCGACGGGGAAAGAGCGTTCGATCATCGCTCGGACTTGTTTCAGCGAAGCCGCGGCGCCAGTGGCGAGAATCTGGACTGCAGCGTTACCCAAAGCAGTGGCCTCGACTGGACCAGCGAGCACTCGCCTGCCGGTTGCGTCCGCTGTGAACTGATTCAGCAGTCGATTCTTCGACCCGCCGCCGATGATTCGGATTTGTTCAATGCGATCGCCGGTAAGCTGCTCAAGCTCTGCAATCACTCTGCTGTATTTGAGCGCCAGACTCTCAAGTATGGTTCTGGTATATCCGGCCGGAGTCACTGGCTTTGGTTGATGAGTTCGCGTACAAAATTCGTCGATCGCGACGCACATGTTCTTGGGAGCGAGAAACGATTCGTCATCTGGATCGACCAAATTCGCAAACGCAGGTTCGCCGGATGCGCACTGTGTGAGCTGCTCATAATTGGATTCATTCCCAGATTGAGACCAGCATTCCCGGCAGCAACGAAGCATCCACAGTCCCATCACGTTCTTCAAAAGTCGGGTTGTGCCATTTACCCCACCTTCGTTGCTGAAATTCATCTGCAACGCATCGGGCGAAGCGACAGGAGCGTCTACTTCGATTCCGACCAGCGACCATGTCCCAGAGCTGATAAACGCCGTTCCTTCGCGTGCGGCAATCGCGGCGACCGCCGATCCTGTATCGTGCGTGGCCGGAGCGATCACTGGCGTGTCTGCGATCTTGGCTGCTCCCACATTGGGAAGTAGCTTGCCAACCACGGTGCCAGGCTCAACAATTGGAGCCGGCAACGAAGATGGAAGTCCCACACGCTCTAAAAGCCTGGAATCCCATGTGCGGGTGGTCGCATTCACTATTTGGGTTGTACTGGCGTTGGTGAATTCGCAAACTGCATTTCCGGTCATCCAGTAATGGAACAGGTCAGGCATCATGAGCAGCCGCTTTGCCTTGCTCAGAGCCTCGGGACTTCGCTTCTTCTCGGCAAAGAGCTGGTATAGCGTGTTGATCGGCATGAACTGGATGCCGGTGATCGAGTAGATTTCCCGTTTCGAAACTCTCTCGAACACCTCTTCCGGAATGCCACGGGTCCGCGAGTCGCGATAGTGATATGGATTCTCAACGAGCTCGCCTGCGTCATCGAGCAGAGCGTAATCGACTCCCCAAGTGTCCACCCCAACACCTTGCAGTTCGCAATCGACCTTTGAGAGCGCCTTGCGTATGGCATTCCACAGCCGCTTCACATCCCAATGAAGAGAACCTGACTCCTGCAGCGGCTGATTGGGAAAGCGATGAACTTCTTCGATAGCAATCGTCTCGCCTCTCAGACGCGCGAGGACGGCGCGCCCGCTCTCGGCGCCAATGTCGAAGGCCAAATAGTTCTTGGGACCGCCGCTAGGCATATGACGTGAGGCTCTCAACATTTTTCGCAGCGCGCTCAGCGGTGATGCGTTCCAGGTAGCCGCTCTGGCGAAAGGCTTCGATGGGATCTTCAGGCAGTCCTTTTGAGATTCGCCAATCGCGAATGGCCGGACGGACATCAGAGGCGAAGGCGTCCTGCAGCAAGCCTTCGGCTTTGATGAGATCGCACTTCTTCTGGGCCGATGCCAGTTCGCGATCGTCGACCAGCGTGGCCTTCGCGTAGAGCTGCTGCGCCATGCTGACCGTCTGAATCATGGCCTCGATCTTGCCTTTCAGATTGTGGCTTTGATCGATCATGTACGCGACAGCAGGAGTCTTTCCTGTTTCCCATTCATAGGAAATAATCTCGCGGAAAATGCGGAATACCTGATACGGATCGATTGAGCCTAGCGTGAGATCGTCATCGGCATAGCGTCGATCATTGAAATGGAAGCCGCCAAGCATTTCTTCCGACAGCAGCCAAGCCACGATCTGCTCGATGTTCTGCGCGGCGTAATGATGTCCGGTGTCGACTAACACTTTCGCCTGAGGACCTGCCGCGCGCGCCAGATGGAGCGCCATTCCCCAATCGGCAATGTCAGTGTGATAGAACGCCGGTTCAAACGGCTTGTATTCAACCAGCATGCGCTGGTCAGGGCCTAGCTGACTATGCGCAGCTCGCAAATTCTCCTCGAACCACCGCTTTCGCTCACGAATGTTTGCTGTGCCGGGATAATTCGAGCCGTCCGCAAACCAAAGCGAGATATCGATGGTGTTCAACCGGCGGCCAATCTCGACGCTTTCTTTTACGTGCTGCAGCGCGCGTTCGCGAACGGCCTTTTCCGGATTGCCGAAGGAACCGTACTTATATTCCTGATCCTGGAAAAGATTCGGATTAATTGAGCCCGGCTGCACGCCGTACTGCTGGGCGTATCCTTTGATTGCGGAGGCGCTGCTCACACCATTCGGACAATCCCATTGGACATGTAGTGCCATTGTGGGACAGATGCCCGTCAGCCGATGTACCTGGCCGGCATCGCTGAATTTTTCTTCTATGGTCGTCGCCGCTGCAGGCTGAATGAATTTCCCAAACCGCGTCCCGGTATTCGCAAATCCCCACGAAGGCACCTCGATACGGAACGTTTCCAGCGCGTGAAAAATGCGATCGGTTTGCCGCGAATTCATATACAGACCTCTTAGGATTGCTGAGAGCTTACACCACCGCGAGCAACTCCCCCGCTGCCCTCATCGCTTACGATTGTATTTTGCAATACGAAATGCAATTCAGAGGAGGACAAAAGCAGGAAATCACGCGTGAATCACTGCTTTTGCGAACCAATGGCTAAGCGCACGCTTGGGACGGCTCAACTCGTCCCATGCTGAATTTCGCATAGCGAATTCCAAATTGCCGGTTTTCTTGCTATAGTTCGTCCGCAACGTTATGGCTGCAATGACGCAATCGCGCGATCCCTACCTGGTTAAAGCAGTTGTTCACTCTTCCAAGCTGCTCACCGCATTTCAA
It includes:
- a CDS encoding TIM barrel protein: MNSRQTDRIFHALETFRIEVPSWGFANTGTRFGKFIQPAAATTIEEKFSDAGQVHRLTGICPTMALHVQWDCPNGVSSASAIKGYAQQYGVQPGSINPNLFQDQEYKYGSFGNPEKAVRERALQHVKESVEIGRRLNTIDISLWFADGSNYPGTANIRERKRWFEENLRAAHSQLGPDQRMLVEYKPFEPAFYHTDIADWGMALHLARAAGPQAKVLVDTGHHYAAQNIEQIVAWLLSEEMLGGFHFNDRRYADDDLTLGSIDPYQVFRIFREIISYEWETGKTPAVAYMIDQSHNLKGKIEAMIQTVSMAQQLYAKATLVDDRELASAQKKCDLIKAEGLLQDAFASDVRPAIRDWRISKGLPEDPIEAFRQSGYLERITAERAAKNVESLTSYA
- a CDS encoding bifunctional rhamnulose-1-phosphate aldolase/short-chain dehydrogenase; protein product: MPETTEITLLKDLWDQREAKRLDDNQLALLRYRSNLLGADLRITNFGGGNTSSKMELPDPFTGKPVHVLAVKGSGGDIGSIKESGFALLYLDRLGSLKELYRGEEFEDEMVRYYPLSAFGDNKVAASIDTPLHAFIPYDHVDHLHPDWAIAIAASANGKRKLEEFNREFGRKIVWLPWQRPGFELALMLEAAVKNNLGAEGILLGSHGLFTWGRTQRECYLNSIQTIDEMGQFVQRHQERKGLLFGGLYHHALKNRRDIAVQILPTLRGTVSSQRRMIAHYNDHEDALAFAGSKWSQDLAALGTSCPDHFLRTKICPMFVNWNPADESVSTLKSRIAEQAVQYRGEYKKYYQEGAVADSPKLRDPDPSVVIVPGVGLFGFGKNKKEARITTEFFINAIHVMAGANALDEGEVRGELPQARRPEQSSRFTQCRNYVALPRSEAFRIEYWLLEEAKLQRMPAEAEFSRKIALIVGGASGIGREVVLLLAKKGAHVVVADADASGAAKVAQEASTLSSSELVAHTQVDLGSATSLQHAIRFTTLQFGGVDLIVNTAAIYPVPGESGELTPEQWGRTFLVNLTGNHLLARAAESTFKDQKLSAAVVLTSSANAVVPKKGSEAYDVSKAALNHLIRELAIGLSPHVRVNGIAPATVVAGSTMFPRDRVMQSLRKYNIAFSESESTEELRDKLADFYAQRTLTKRPILPTDCANAIVWLLSDQSGKTTGHIIPVDGGLTESFLR
- a CDS encoding rhamnulokinase family protein — its product is MPSGGPKNYLAFDIGAESGRAVLARLRGETIAIEEVHRFPNQPLQESGSLHWDVKRLWNAIRKALSKVDCELQGVGVDTWGVDYALLDDAGELVENPYHYRDSRTRGIPEEVFERVSKREIYSITGIQFMPINTLYQLFAEKKRSPEALSKAKRLLMMPDLFHYWMTGNAVCEFTNASTTQIVNATTRTWDSRLLERVGLPSSLPAPIVEPGTVVGKLLPNVGAAKIADTPVIAPATHDTGSAVAAIAAREGTAFISSGTWSLVGIEVDAPVASPDALQMNFSNEGGVNGTTRLLKNVMGLWMLRCCRECWSQSGNESNYEQLTQCASGEPAFANLVDPDDESFLAPKNMCVAIDEFCTRTHQPKPVTPAGYTRTILESLALKYSRVIAELEQLTGDRIEQIRIIGGGSKNRLLNQFTADATGRRVLAGPVEATALGNAAVQILATGAAASLKQVRAMIERSFPVEIFEPRDTDRWTKAAERFQHYRDTVYA